A single region of the Nicotiana sylvestris chromosome 6, ASM39365v2, whole genome shotgun sequence genome encodes:
- the LOC138870932 gene encoding uncharacterized protein: MANMVGQVLESHKITFHEDELPPKGLSHNKVLHITVQCKDYFITRILIDGGSSLNICLLVTLRTLGKGIHNIKDRAINVKAFDDSQRSIIGEISLCLQMGPTWFNVDFQVIDVPASYNLLLGRPWIHAAGAVASTLH, from the coding sequence atggctaacatggtagggcaggtattggaaagtcacaagataactttccatgaagatgagcttcCACCcaaagggttgagtcacaacaaggtgttgcacatcaccgtgcaatgcaaagattattttatcaccagaatcctgattgatggagggtccagcctcaacatttgtctgtTGGTAACACTTAGGACATTAGGAAAGGGGATACATAATATCAAGGAcagggccatcaacgtcaaagcttttgaCGATTCCCAAAGGTCCAtcattggggaaatcagcctgtgtttgcaaatggggcctacttggttcaatgttgattttcaagtgatagacgtaccggcatcttacaatctgctactgggacgaccatggattcatgccgctggggccgtcGCGTCGACACTGCATTAG